The Zingiber officinale cultivar Zhangliang chromosome 10A, Zo_v1.1, whole genome shotgun sequence genome contains a region encoding:
- the LOC122027997 gene encoding uncharacterized protein LOC122027997, with amino-acid sequence MVILFVGNVKLLTRLIQDFAGADAGGRKAQCITEMMAVLGDMQSQVQKANVPRRREAELRRCNTDLRRGAPQRDRAKPLDPAASDTPDVQKLRRELFSSFNARRNQERMCASLSREKEFIATELARKVRELGEAEELVEDLRRQNSVLLEKLKACAPGENGDAGDGEARSHNSALQERNKALTEQLLRSVDAGRVMKRRLAEVQEENARVAEVTVAVAKSVGRIREKLNAGCAEVEEEVKSLDRVLIGLQGKLLKLHQRKGN; translated from the coding sequence ATGGTGATTCTGTTCGTAGGAAATGTGAAGTTGCTGACGAGATTGATTCAGGATTTCGCCGGCGCCGACGCCGGCGGCCGCAAGGCGCAATGCATCACCGAGATGATGGCCGTCCTCGGCGACATGCAGTCGCAAGTCCAGAAGGCCAACGTTCCACGGCGGCGAGAGGCCGAGCTCCGCCGCTGCAACACCGACCTCCGCCGCGGCGCCCCGCAACGGGACAGGGCCAAGCCCCTGGACCCAGCCGCGAGCGACACTCCCGACGTCCAGAAGCTCCGCCGCGAGCTCTTCTCCTCCTTCAACGCCCGCCGGAACCAGGAGAGGATGTGCGCCAGCCTCTccagggagaaggaattcatcGCGACGGAGCTCGCGCGCAAGGTGCGCGAGCTCGGCGAGGCGGAGGAGCTCGTAGAGGACCTCCGCCGGCAGAACTCCGTGCTTCTGGAGAAGCTCAAGGCCTGCGCGCCCGGAGAGAACGGGGATGCAGGCGACGGAGAGGCGCGGAGTCATAACTCTGCTCTGCAGGAGCGGAACAAGGCGCTGACGGAGCAGCTGCTGAGGTCGGTGGACGCGGGGAGGGTGATGAAGCGACGGCTGGCGGAGGTGCAGGAGGAGAACGCAAGGGTGGCCGAAGTGACTGTGGCGGTGGCGAAGTCGGTGGGCAGAATACGAGAAAAGTTGAACGCCGGCTGTGCAGAGGTGGAGGAGGAGGTGAAGTCGCTGGATCGGGTGCTGATTGGCTTGCAGGGGAAGCTCCTGAAGTTGCACCAACGAAAAGGGAATTAG
- the LOC122027194 gene encoding glutathione S-transferase U25-like isoform X1, which yields MESVKGMALLSCWVSPYGLRCKIGLAEKAVEYEYREENLMDKSALLLQANPVHKKVPVLIHDGRAICESLLILYYIDEVCATGSPLLPADPYARAQARFWADFADKKIFDAGINMVKSKGEAAAEAREVLVEGLKTLEGELGEKAYFGGEGFGFVDIVVAPIIAWRNAFEKYGGFTLEAEAPKLVAWGKRCVAERETVAQALPDGQKVVGFVGSFRKFLGLE from the exons ATGGAGTCAGTGAAGGGGATGGCATTGTTAAGCTGCTGGGTGAGTCCCTACGGGCTTCGCTGCAAGATCGGCCTGGCGGAGAAGGCGGTGGAGTACGAGTACCGCGAGGAGAACCTAATGGATAAGAGCGCGCTGCTGCTGCAGGCCAACCCCGTCCACAAGAAGGTCCCTGTCCTCATCCACGACGGCCGCGCCATCTGCGAGTCTCTCCTCATTCTCTACTACATCGACGAGGTCTGTGCCACCGGCTCCCCCCTGTTGCCGGCCGACCCCTACGCGCGCGCCCAGGCTCGCTTCTGGGCCGACTTCGCCGACAAAAAG atttttgACGCCGGAATAAATATGGTGAAGAGCAAAGGCGAGGCGGCGGCGGAAGCGAGGGAGGTGCTGGTGGAGGGGCTGAAGACGCTGGAAGGGGAGCTGGGAGAGAAGGCCTACTTCGGCGGCGAAGGATTTGGGTTCGTCGACATCGTGGTCGCGCCGATCATTGCCTGGCGCAACGCCTTCGAGAAGTATGGCGGGTTCACGTTGGAGGCGGAGGCGCCGAAGCTGGTGGCATGGGGGAAGCGTTGCGTGGCGGAGCGGGAGACCGTGGCGCAGGCGCTGCCGGACGGCCAGAAAGTGGTCGGTTTCGTGGGGTCCTTCAGGAAGTTCCTGGGTTTAGAGTGA
- the LOC122027194 gene encoding probable glutathione S-transferase parA isoform X2 encodes MESVKGMALLSCWVSPYGLRCKIGLAEKAVEYEYREENLMDKSALLLQANPVHKKVPVLIHDGRAICESLLILYYIDEVCATGSPLLPADPYARAQARFWADFADKKIYECGTRLWKLKGEAHQEAKKEFIEILKVVEAELGDRKYFGGDAFGYVDIALVPFFAWFYTYETCGGFSVEAEAPKLVAWGKRCMERESVSQTLYDPLKVYEFVCSLKKKYGIE; translated from the exons ATGGAGTCAGTGAAGGGGATGGCATTGTTAAGCTGCTGGGTGAGTCCCTACGGGCTTCGCTGCAAGATCGGCCTGGCGGAGAAGGCGGTGGAGTACGAGTACCGCGAGGAGAACCTAATGGATAAGAGCGCGCTGCTGCTGCAGGCCAACCCCGTCCACAAGAAGGTCCCTGTCCTCATCCACGACGGCCGCGCCATCTGCGAGTCTCTCCTCATTCTCTACTACATCGACGAGGTCTGTGCCACCGGCTCCCCCCTGTTGCCGGCCGACCCCTACGCGCGCGCCCAGGCTCGCTTCTGGGCCGACTTCGCCGACAAAAAG ATCTACGAGTGCGGAACCAGACTGTGGAAGCTGAAGGGAGAGGCCCATCAGGAGGCCAAGAAAGAGTTCATCGAGATCCTGAAGGTCGTGGAGGCTGAGCTGGGCGACAGGAAGTACTTCGGCGGCGACGCTTTCGGCTACGTCGACATTGCGCTGGTCCCCTTCTTCGCCTGGTTCTACACCTACGAGACTTGCGGTGGTTTCAGCGTCGAGGCGGAGGCGCCGAAGTTGGTGGCGTGGGGCAAGCGGTGCATGGAGAGGGAGAGTGTTTCCCAGACGCTCTACGACCCGCTCAAGGTCTACGAGTTCGTATGCTCCTTGAAGAAGAAGTACGGAATCGAGTAG
- the LOC122027998 gene encoding protein ALP1-like, with product MNVLAACTFDLKFTYVLPGWEGSASDSRILDNELSREDNLNAPQGKFYLADAGYMLRSTFLTPYRSTRYHLKEYSRHPPENPKELFNLRHSSLRNSIERAFGVLKNRFPILAEMSRYDVETVSEIVLGCCILHNFLVDFDPDEEIIAQVDRDLMNNEPDHGLANGAIARGEDGRRGEILRDSIAAQMWNDYITRH from the exons ATGAATGTCTTGGCagcttgtacttttgacttgaaaTTCACGTACGTATTACCTGGGTGGGAGGGCTCCGCTTCAGATTCAAGAATTTTAGATAATGAGTTAAGTAGAGAAGATAATCTAAATGCCCCTCAAG GTAAGTTCTACTTGGCCGATGCTGGATATATGTTGAGGTCAACATTTCTCACTCCATATCGAAGCACTCGATATCATTTGAAAGAATATTCTCGACATCCGCCTGAAAACCCAAAAGAGTTATTCAACTTAAGACATTCCTCATTACGCAATTCAATTGAAAGAGCTTTTGGTGTTTTGAAGAATAGATTTCCAATATTAGCAGAAATGTCTAGATATGATGTAGAGACAGTGAGTGAAATTGTTTTAGGATGCTGCATCTTGCATAACTTCTTAGTGGATTTTGATCCAGATGAAGAAATTATTGCACAAGTTGATAGGGATCTCATGAATAATGAGCCTGATCATGGACTTGCTAATGGAGCAATTGCTAGAGGAGAAGATGGACGAAGGGGGGAAATCTTAAGAGACTCTATTGCCGCACAAATGTGGAATGATTATATAACTagacattga
- the LOC122028000 gene encoding protein indeterminate-domain 16-like — protein MSVRTPWISVKEEPNSYAKKLQLLRQHIAEQIRLAAVEKAYIERTRELIRRELDLAKKEFARAKLVWEQAREEVEKAERLKEIATRRVSFTCLEITCHNCHQPFQA, from the coding sequence ATGAGTGTTAGGACACCATGGATATCTGTGAAAGAGGAACCAAACAGCTATGCCAAAAAACTACAATTATTAAGGCAGCATATTGCTGAGCAGATCCGACTTGCAGCTGTTGAGAAAGCTTATATTGAGAGAACAAGGGAGCTAATAAGGAGGGAGCTGGACTTAGCAAAGAAAGAGTTTGCACGAGCCAAGCTAGTATGGGAGCAAGCAAGAGAAGAGGTGGAGAAAGCAGAGAGGCTAAAGGagatagcaaccagaagggtcaGCTTTACTTGCTTGGAGATCACTTGCCACAATTGTCATCAACCATTCCAAGCATAG